A stretch of the Halomonas sp. BDJS001 genome encodes the following:
- a CDS encoding bifunctional DedA family/phosphatase PAP2 family protein: MPLADMLQSLTPSPPLIICLVLVISLVESLALVGLLVPGVVLITTAASLAGHQDIGLAWLIGAAFIGAVLGDGISFSLGFKHREQVTQRWPLSQHPEWLGRGARFFQRYGIWSVFIGRFVGPVRPIIPLVAGMMQMAPRTFVWANLTSAALWAPAYVLPGYLLGRTWQHHLNLPPGLETALLIFAAIVVTLAVIFSWGRHQATRHGRLYRAIAGSIRRVPLLRRPWLAMSQTGDVPLASLLLLVIALGSLSGWTLLIIAHHGPLEMDLLVQQLFAMLQSDFSYLAGNIFAQIGDTLGIIALILPWAAWMLLSRRWEALLHWCGAFAGVALLNTVGKGLFGRARPETPDYLMGSFSYPSAHTSTTVVLVGLAAAFVAAEIPRQKRFWVYWVALALALPMALSRLAVGVHWFSDLVGGALLGLVVCALTLLHWQQQPRPPMRPCPWLLLSAASLVLISARVGLLPPV, from the coding sequence GTGCCGCTAGCTGATATGCTCCAATCATTAACGCCATCACCGCCGCTTATCATCTGCCTGGTGCTGGTCATTTCATTAGTAGAATCACTGGCCCTAGTGGGGCTGCTGGTACCAGGGGTGGTGTTGATCACCACCGCAGCTTCCCTGGCGGGCCACCAGGATATCGGCCTGGCCTGGTTAATCGGCGCCGCCTTTATAGGCGCGGTGTTAGGCGATGGGATCAGTTTTTCGCTAGGTTTCAAGCACCGAGAACAGGTCACACAGCGATGGCCACTGTCTCAGCATCCCGAATGGTTAGGTCGCGGAGCGCGCTTCTTTCAGCGCTATGGCATTTGGTCGGTGTTTATTGGCCGCTTTGTCGGCCCGGTGAGGCCGATTATTCCACTGGTGGCAGGTATGATGCAGATGGCACCAAGGACGTTCGTTTGGGCCAACCTAACCTCTGCGGCGCTGTGGGCACCAGCCTATGTACTGCCTGGTTATTTGCTGGGTCGCACCTGGCAGCACCATCTAAATCTACCGCCGGGTTTAGAGACGGCACTACTCATATTTGCGGCCATAGTTGTCACACTTGCTGTCATTTTCTCATGGGGCCGACATCAGGCGACAAGGCATGGGCGACTTTACCGGGCGATTGCCGGAAGCATTCGTCGCGTACCGCTGCTGCGTCGCCCATGGCTTGCGATGAGCCAAACCGGTGATGTGCCCTTGGCCTCGCTACTACTGCTGGTCATAGCGTTGGGCAGCTTGTCTGGCTGGACATTGTTGATCATTGCCCACCACGGCCCGCTGGAAATGGATCTGCTCGTTCAGCAATTGTTCGCCATGTTGCAGAGTGATTTTTCTTACCTAGCGGGGAACATATTTGCCCAAATTGGCGACACCCTGGGCATTATCGCCTTAATACTACCTTGGGCGGCGTGGATGCTGTTGAGTAGGAGATGGGAGGCTTTACTACACTGGTGTGGCGCGTTTGCCGGTGTCGCCCTTTTAAACACAGTGGGCAAAGGGCTGTTTGGCCGTGCTCGCCCAGAGACGCCGGACTACTTGATGGGCTCTTTCTCCTATCCGAGCGCCCATACGTCAACCACCGTGGTGCTCGTCGGCCTTGCAGCTGCCTTCGTCGCGGCCGAGATACCTCGTCAAAAACGCTTTTGGGTATATTGGGTAGCACTCGCACTTGCACTGCCCATGGCGCTATCAAGGCTGGCGGTCGGCGTACACTGGTTCAGTGACCTGGTGGGCGGTGCCTTACTCGGCCTGGTCGTCTGCGCGCTCACGCTGCTCCACTGGCAGCAGCAGCCACGCCCGCCTATGCGACCCTGCCCGTGGCTACTGCTCAGCGCGGCATCGCTAGTGCTTATTAGCGCCCGAGTAGGGTTGTTGCCACCCGTTTAA